The Tardiphaga alba genome includes a window with the following:
- a CDS encoding c-type cytochrome, with protein sequence MNKVTFAATLVLAASTLPSLAFAQDVAAGKSSFNKCLACHAVGEGAKNKVGPELNGLNGRKSGSVAGYSYSDANKNSGLTWDEATFKDYIKDPKAKIPGTKMAFAGIKKETEINDLWAFLAQYTADGKIK encoded by the coding sequence ATGAATAAAGTGACCTTCGCCGCGACCCTCGTGCTTGCGGCCTCGACCCTCCCGTCACTCGCGTTCGCGCAGGACGTCGCCGCCGGAAAATCCTCGTTCAACAAATGCCTGGCCTGCCACGCTGTCGGCGAAGGCGCGAAGAACAAGGTCGGCCCGGAGCTGAACGGGCTGAACGGCCGCAAGTCAGGCAGCGTTGCCGGCTATTCCTATTCAGACGCCAACAAGAATTCCGGCCTCACCTGGGATGAAGCGACGTTCAAGGATTACATCAAGGACCCGAAGGCGAAGATCCCCGGCACCAAGATGGCCTTTGCGGGAATCAAGAAGGAAACCGAGATCAACGATCTCTGGGCGTTCCTCGCGCAATATACTGCAGACGGCAAGATCAAGTAA
- a CDS encoding AzlD family protein: MTDFLRSDVMLAFAVMTAVTVASRLGGYWLMGYVNVTPRVRRMLDALPGSIIVAAALPVAVNGGPVVIFAIAAAMAVTIIRRNDFIAVITGMAVAAAARALGFGG; this comes from the coding sequence ATGACTGACTTTTTGCGCAGCGACGTGATGCTGGCTTTCGCCGTGATGACGGCCGTCACGGTGGCGTCCCGCCTCGGCGGCTACTGGCTGATGGGCTATGTGAATGTCACGCCCCGCGTCCGCCGGATGCTGGATGCGCTGCCGGGCTCGATCATCGTCGCCGCCGCGTTGCCGGTGGCCGTGAATGGCGGTCCCGTGGTGATTTTTGCCATTGCCGCCGCCATGGCTGTCACCATCATCCGCCGTAACGACTTCATCGCTGTGATCACGGGAATGGCGGTCGCGGCAGCTGCCCGGGCACTGGGGTTTGGGGGCTAA
- a CDS encoding AzlC family ABC transporter permease has translation MHNTHIPKAPAYWSRAAIVPGIVAIGPMLPGTLAFGMAFGALCAQKSFSLAEVVVMMGTVYGGLSQFVAVQSWPEVLTPGTIATLALLTLTVNIRFMLMSATLRPWFGTLPAWQAYSSMLLVTDGGWLAAMRYRDRGGADAMFYVGGGIVLYLVWLVAAIPGFLLAEQLTDPKKYGVDLVMPAFYAAMLVPAWKGPRRAIPWVVSGVVALLVHWLVAGWWFIIAGALSGALSAGFMDEPEKAGAAA, from the coding sequence ATGCACAACACTCACATCCCCAAGGCGCCGGCTTACTGGTCGCGCGCCGCCATCGTGCCCGGCATTGTCGCCATCGGGCCGATGCTGCCCGGCACGCTGGCTTTCGGCATGGCCTTCGGTGCGCTCTGCGCCCAGAAGAGTTTTTCGCTGGCCGAAGTCGTGGTCATGATGGGCACGGTCTATGGCGGGTTGTCACAATTCGTGGCCGTGCAATCCTGGCCGGAGGTGCTGACGCCCGGCACCATCGCGACGCTCGCGCTGCTGACGCTGACCGTCAACATCCGCTTCATGCTGATGAGCGCGACGCTGCGGCCATGGTTCGGGACGCTGCCCGCATGGCAGGCCTATTCCTCCATGCTGCTGGTGACCGATGGCGGCTGGCTCGCGGCCATGCGCTATCGCGATCGCGGCGGCGCCGATGCCATGTTTTATGTCGGCGGCGGCATCGTGCTGTATCTGGTCTGGCTGGTGGCGGCGATCCCGGGCTTCCTGCTGGCGGAGCAACTCACCGATCCCAAGAAATACGGCGTCGATCTGGTTATGCCGGCCTTCTATGCCGCCATGCTCGTGCCGGCCTGGAAGGGGCCGCGCCGCGCCATCCCCTGGGTGGTCTCCGGCGTCGTTGCGCTCCTCGTTCACTGGCTGGTAGCCGGCTGGTGGTTCATCATCGCCGGCGCGCTGTCGGGGGCATTGAGCGCCGGCTTCATGGACGAGCCCGAAAAGGCGGGAGCTGCGGCATGA
- a CDS encoding ribonucleotide-diphosphate reductase subunit beta: MLDWSDTSSAPKAPAFIPLPEAPTDATGLGEIDRSGGRVSVDEKRMINCRADVNQLLPLKYKWAWEKYLAGCNNHWMPTEVSMQADIALWKSRDGLTEDERRAIKRNLGFFAASESLVANNIVLAIYRHLTNPECRQYLLRQAFEEAVHTHTFQYIVESLGLDEGELFNMYREVPSITDKAAWALKHTQHLDDPDFKTGTPENDQAFVRDLVAFYVIFEGMWFYTGFAQILSLGRRNKMVGIAEQYQYILRDESIHLNFGIDVINQIKIENPHLWTKQFQDEIRNMIREAAELEAAYGRDTMPRGFLGLNAALCETYMHFIANRRCAQLGLAPVFAETENPFPWMSEAMDLKKEKNFFETRVIEYQNGGALSWD, from the coding sequence ATGCTCGACTGGTCCGACACCTCCTCCGCCCCCAAGGCTCCCGCATTCATTCCGCTCCCTGAAGCGCCCACCGACGCCACCGGTCTCGGCGAGATCGACCGTTCCGGCGGCCGCGTCTCCGTCGATGAAAAGCGGATGATCAACTGCCGCGCCGACGTCAATCAGCTGCTGCCGCTGAAATACAAATGGGCGTGGGAGAAGTATCTCGCGGGCTGCAACAATCACTGGATGCCCACCGAAGTCTCCATGCAGGCCGACATCGCGCTGTGGAAGTCGCGTGACGGCCTCACCGAGGACGAGCGCCGCGCCATCAAGCGCAATCTGGGTTTCTTCGCCGCATCGGAGTCGCTGGTCGCCAACAACATCGTGCTGGCGATCTATCGCCACCTCACCAATCCCGAATGCCGGCAGTATCTGCTGCGCCAGGCCTTCGAGGAGGCGGTGCACACGCACACGTTCCAATACATCGTCGAAAGCCTCGGTCTCGACGAGGGCGAGCTGTTCAACATGTATCGCGAGGTGCCGTCGATCACCGACAAGGCGGCATGGGCGCTCAAGCACACCCAGCATCTCGACGATCCCGACTTCAAGACCGGAACGCCCGAAAACGACCAGGCATTCGTCCGCGATCTCGTGGCCTTCTATGTGATCTTCGAAGGCATGTGGTTCTATACCGGTTTCGCGCAGATCCTGTCGCTCGGCCGCCGCAACAAGATGGTGGGAATCGCCGAGCAGTATCAATACATCCTGCGCGATGAATCGATTCACCTGAATTTCGGCATCGACGTCATCAACCAGATCAAGATCGAGAACCCGCATCTCTGGACCAAGCAATTCCAGGACGAGATCCGCAACATGATCCGCGAAGCCGCGGAGCTTGAAGCTGCTTATGGCCGGGACACCATGCCGCGCGGCTTCCTCGGGCTGAATGCGGCGCTGTGCGAGACTTATATGCACTTCATCGCCAATCGCCGCTGCGCCCAACTCGGCCTCGCGCCGGTGTTCGCGGAGACGGAAAATCCCTTCCCGTGGATGTCGGAAGCGATGGACCTGAAGAAGGAGAAGAACTTCTTCGAGACCCGCGTGATCGAATATCAGAACGGCGGCGCGCTCAGCTGGGACTAG
- a CDS encoding glycosyltransferase family 87 protein, with product MTTPLNMTLPQRGAIPPALLIVCAVLAILQIASFFMYFGRGWIFEPSGLGAPTDFINVYSAGRLVLDGHPAWAYDWDIQKTLQIAVLGQSYPGNFAWHYPPPFLFVAALLAKFPYAVAFVGWAMVSAVPYLMVMRAIVGRPFGLLAAAAIPVVFTNVLVGQNGFLTAALIGGTLVLLPTRPILAGICLGLLSYKPQYGVLFPLVLIAAAQWRVFISAGVTTVSLAVVSWLAFGTESWQAFFHWMPMFSQAFLVEGRAPFGKMQSIFALVRYFDGSETLAWALHWSLLAIVASTLVWLWRSHARYEWKAAALAIGALLATPYLFLYDVMVLAIAAGFILRVGLSEGFLRHELPLLGLAVVMLIAYQFLGAAPTGFGATLLVALMVGIRVHRALGGNAGRAGAVLGQAVVHGTNSPA from the coding sequence ATGACGACGCCTTTGAACATGACGTTGCCCCAGCGCGGAGCAATTCCTCCGGCGCTGCTGATCGTCTGCGCCGTTCTCGCGATCCTGCAGATCGCGTCCTTCTTCATGTATTTCGGGCGCGGATGGATCTTTGAACCAAGCGGCCTGGGCGCGCCCACTGACTTCATCAATGTCTATTCCGCCGGCCGCCTCGTGCTCGATGGCCATCCCGCATGGGCCTATGACTGGGACATCCAGAAGACGCTGCAAATCGCGGTGCTCGGCCAGAGCTATCCCGGCAATTTCGCCTGGCACTATCCGCCACCATTCCTGTTCGTCGCGGCCCTGCTTGCGAAATTTCCCTATGCGGTGGCTTTTGTCGGATGGGCCATGGTCAGCGCGGTGCCTTATCTCATGGTCATGCGCGCGATCGTCGGGCGCCCGTTCGGCTTGCTGGCCGCGGCTGCTATCCCTGTCGTCTTCACCAATGTTCTGGTGGGACAGAACGGCTTTCTCACTGCGGCATTGATCGGCGGCACGCTGGTCTTGCTGCCGACGCGGCCGATCCTGGCCGGCATCTGCCTCGGTCTGCTCAGCTACAAGCCGCAATATGGCGTGCTGTTTCCGCTGGTGCTGATCGCTGCCGCGCAATGGCGCGTTTTCATCAGCGCCGGTGTGACCACGGTGTCGCTCGCGGTCGTGTCGTGGCTCGCCTTCGGCACCGAAAGCTGGCAGGCCTTTTTCCACTGGATGCCGATGTTCTCGCAGGCCTTCCTTGTCGAGGGCCGCGCGCCGTTCGGCAAGATGCAGAGCATCTTCGCGCTGGTGCGTTACTTCGATGGCAGCGAGACGCTGGCCTGGGCGCTGCATTGGAGTCTTCTCGCCATCGTTGCTTCGACGCTGGTGTGGCTGTGGCGCAGCCATGCGCGCTACGAGTGGAAGGCGGCAGCATTGGCGATCGGCGCACTGCTCGCGACGCCTTATCTGTTTCTTTATGACGTGATGGTGCTGGCGATTGCAGCCGGCTTCATCCTGCGGGTGGGATTGTCCGAGGGCTTCCTGCGTCACGAGCTGCCGCTGCTGGGTCTCGCCGTCGTCATGCTCATCGCCTACCAGTTTCTCGGCGCTGCACCGACCGGTTTCGGGGCCACGTTGCTGGTCGCGCTGATGGTGGGCATACGGGTCCATCGCGCCCTTGGCGGCAATGCTGGGCGGGCGGGTGCCGTTCTTGGCCAGGCAGTTGTCCACGGTACCAACAGCCCCGCCTGA
- the ftsH gene encoding ATP-dependent zinc metalloprotease FtsH codes for MNANLRNFALWVIIVLLLLALFTLFQNPGQRAASQDISFSQLLSEVDQNRVRDVVIQGPEINGTFTNGSTFHTYAPSDPTLIKRLYDAKVSITAKAPGDNVPWFVSLLVSWLPFIALIGVWIFLSRQMQGGAGKAMGFGKSRAKMLTEAHGRVTFEDVAGVDEAKQDLQEIVEFLRDPGKFQRLGGRIPRGVLLVGPPGTGKTLIARAVAGEANVPFFTISGSDFVEMFVGVGASRVRDMFEQAKKNAPCIIFIDEIDAVGRHRGAGLGGGNDEREQTLNQLLVEMDGFEANEGVILIAATNRPDVLDPALLRPGRFDRQVVVPNPDVVGREQILKVHVRKVPLAPDINLKTIARGTPGFSGADLMNLVNEAALTAARRNKRMVTQSEFEEAKDKVMMGAERKSLVMSEEEKMLTAYHEGGHAIVGLNVPATDPIHKATIIPRGRALGMVMQLPERDKMSMSLEQMTSRLAIMMGGRVAEELIFGRNKVTSGASSDIDQATRLARMMVTRWGLSEELGTVSYGDNNDEVFLGMQMGRQQAVSEATAQKIDSEVRRLVEDGYKEATRILTEKRDDLETLSKGLLEFETLSGDEIKDLLDGKKPNRESVLEPSTPRSSAVPPAGKPRPRPDSGMEPQPQA; via the coding sequence ATGAACGCGAATCTGCGCAATTTCGCCCTCTGGGTCATTATCGTGCTGCTGCTGCTGGCGCTGTTCACGCTCTTCCAGAATCCCGGTCAGCGCGCCGCCTCGCAGGACATCTCGTTCTCGCAGCTTCTCAGCGAGGTCGATCAGAACCGCGTCCGCGACGTCGTGATCCAGGGGCCGGAGATCAACGGCACCTTCACCAATGGCTCGACTTTCCACACCTATGCGCCGTCTGACCCGACGCTGATCAAGCGTCTGTATGACGCCAAGGTCTCCATCACCGCGAAGGCGCCGGGCGATAACGTGCCGTGGTTCGTGTCGCTGCTCGTGTCATGGCTCCCGTTCATCGCGCTCATCGGCGTCTGGATATTCCTGTCGCGCCAGATGCAGGGCGGCGCCGGCAAGGCCATGGGCTTTGGCAAGTCTCGGGCGAAGATGCTCACTGAGGCGCATGGTCGCGTGACCTTCGAAGACGTCGCCGGTGTGGACGAAGCCAAGCAGGATTTGCAGGAGATCGTCGAATTCCTGCGCGACCCCGGCAAGTTCCAGCGCCTGGGCGGACGCATCCCACGCGGCGTGCTGCTGGTCGGCCCTCCCGGCACCGGTAAGACCCTGATCGCGCGTGCGGTTGCGGGCGAAGCTAATGTGCCGTTCTTCACCATTTCGGGTTCGGACTTCGTCGAAATGTTCGTCGGCGTCGGCGCAAGCCGCGTCCGTGACATGTTCGAGCAGGCCAAGAAGAACGCGCCCTGCATCATCTTCATCGACGAAATCGATGCGGTCGGTCGGCATCGTGGCGCTGGTCTGGGCGGTGGCAACGATGAGCGGGAACAGACCCTCAACCAGTTGCTGGTCGAGATGGACGGCTTCGAGGCCAATGAGGGCGTGATCCTGATCGCCGCCACCAACCGTCCGGACGTGCTGGATCCCGCGCTGCTGCGTCCGGGCCGCTTCGACCGTCAGGTCGTGGTGCCGAATCCGGATGTCGTGGGCCGCGAACAGATCCTCAAGGTCCATGTCCGCAAGGTGCCGCTGGCGCCGGATATCAACCTCAAGACCATCGCCCGCGGCACCCCCGGTTTCTCCGGCGCCGACCTGATGAACCTCGTCAACGAAGCCGCTCTCACCGCCGCGCGCCGCAACAAGCGCATGGTGACCCAGAGCGAATTCGAAGAGGCCAAGGACAAGGTGATGATGGGCGCCGAGCGCAAGTCGCTGGTGATGTCCGAGGAAGAGAAGATGCTGACGGCCTATCACGAAGGTGGTCACGCCATCGTCGGCCTCAATGTCCCTGCCACCGATCCGATCCACAAGGCGACGATCATTCCGCGCGGCCGCGCGCTCGGCATGGTCATGCAGCTGCCGGAACGCGACAAGATGTCGATGTCGCTGGAGCAGATGACCTCGCGCCTCGCCATCATGATGGGCGGCCGTGTCGCCGAAGAGCTGATCTTCGGCCGCAACAAGGTCACTTCGGGCGCCTCGTCGGATATCGATCAGGCCACCCGCTTGGCCCGCATGATGGTTACCCGTTGGGGCCTGTCGGAAGAGCTCGGCACCGTCTCCTATGGCGACAATAATGACGAGGTGTTCCTCGGCATGCAGATGGGGCGCCAGCAGGCGGTCTCGGAAGCCACCGCGCAGAAGATCGACTCGGAAGTGCGTCGTCTCGTCGAGGACGGTTACAAGGAAGCGACCCGCATTCTCACCGAGAAGCGCGACGACCTCGAAACCCTCTCCAAGGGCCTGCTCGAATTCGAAACGCTCTCCGGCGACGAAATCAAGGACCTGCTCGACGGCAAGAAGCCGAACCGCGAGTCGGTGCTCGAACCCTCGACCCCGCGTTCCTCGGCCGTGCCGCCCGCCGGCAAGCCGCGCCCGCGCCCGGATTCGGGCATGGAGCCGCAGCCGCAGGCGTAA
- the tilS gene encoding tRNA lysidine(34) synthetase TilS: protein MSSDGPVAAADARALFAGFAGAPALVLAVSGGPDSIALLWLMARWRRARKSGPALHVVTVDHGLRKESAAEAREVKRLAASLGLPHRTLRWTGDKPKTGLPAAARDARYRLLARAARTAGASHVLTAHTRDDQAETVLMRMARGSGLTGLAAMTDQTERDGIRIARPLLPLSKAALIATLDKAGIAYAVDPTNADPHFTRPRLRALMPVLAAEGLGPHALARLAARMARADAALELMADGAERFLALRNPGRAPDAIDAGAFMGLAEEIRVRLLLRMINAVGREGPAELGKAESLALAMEQAMEGTRSGILLKQTLAGAVISLTRHRLKIASAPPRRAASRKRP from the coding sequence ATGTCATCCGACGGTCCCGTTGCTGCAGCGGATGCTCGCGCGCTGTTTGCGGGATTCGCGGGTGCGCCTGCGTTGGTGCTGGCTGTATCCGGCGGGCCGGATTCCATCGCTTTACTTTGGCTGATGGCGCGGTGGCGGCGTGCCCGAAAAAGTGGTCCGGCGCTCCATGTGGTCACCGTCGATCATGGCTTGCGCAAGGAAAGTGCTGCGGAAGCGCGCGAGGTGAAGCGTCTCGCTGCATCGCTCGGTCTCCCGCACCGAACCCTTCGCTGGACCGGTGACAAGCCCAAAACCGGCCTCCCTGCCGCGGCGCGCGACGCCCGTTATAGGTTGCTCGCCCGCGCCGCGCGGACTGCGGGCGCAAGTCACGTGCTGACGGCGCATACGCGTGATGATCAGGCCGAAACGGTGCTGATGCGGATGGCGCGTGGGAGCGGGCTTACGGGTCTCGCGGCAATGACCGATCAGACCGAGCGCGACGGCATTCGGATCGCGCGCCCGCTTTTGCCGTTGTCGAAGGCGGCCCTGATCGCGACGCTCGACAAAGCCGGGATTGCCTATGCCGTCGATCCCACCAATGCGGACCCGCATTTTACCCGTCCGCGGCTGCGCGCTTTGATGCCCGTTCTGGCCGCCGAAGGGCTGGGGCCGCATGCATTAGCGCGGCTGGCCGCCCGCATGGCCCGCGCGGACGCGGCGCTCGAATTGATGGCCGATGGCGCCGAGCGGTTTCTGGCCCTCCGCAATCCCGGCCGCGCACCCGATGCCATCGATGCAGGGGCTTTCATGGGCCTGGCCGAGGAAATTCGCGTTCGTCTGCTGCTGCGGATGATTAATGCGGTCGGCCGCGAAGGTCCCGCCGAACTCGGCAAGGCGGAGAGCCTGGCCCTGGCGATGGAACAGGCCATGGAGGGGACAAGAAGCGGTATCCTGCTGAAACAAACGCTCGCCGGCGCGGTCATTTCGCTCACGCGCCACCGGTTGAAGATTGCGTCGGCGCCGCCCCGCCGCGCGGCATCGCGTAAAAGGCCTTAA
- a CDS encoding bleomycin resistance protein has translation MTSPAPKFCAAATLFVVQDVLKSVAYYRDVLGFEVAFTYGEPVFYGGVERDNVVIHFQAAHRTRRGAGQGAVNIFVTEVDALCADMQSRGAVIIEPPGDRPYGMRDFDLDDPDGNRLTFGMESTAAAHDAG, from the coding sequence ATGACGTCTCCCGCCCCGAAATTCTGCGCTGCCGCGACCTTGTTCGTCGTCCAGGATGTGCTGAAAAGCGTCGCTTATTATCGTGACGTGCTCGGCTTCGAGGTCGCCTTCACCTATGGCGAACCGGTGTTTTACGGCGGCGTCGAACGTGACAATGTCGTTATTCACTTCCAGGCCGCGCACCGCACCCGGCGTGGCGCAGGGCAGGGCGCGGTGAATATTTTTGTCACGGAAGTCGATGCGCTTTGCGCGGACATGCAGTCACGCGGTGCGGTCATCATAGAGCCGCCCGGTGACCGTCCTTACGGTATGCGCGATTTCGATCTCGACGATCCCGATGGCAACCGCCTGACGTTCGGCATGGAATCGACCGCCGCTGCGCACGACGCGGGATGA
- the pal gene encoding peptidoglycan-associated lipoprotein Pal, producing MIQQMRILQGLKLAAVLAVALTMGACANKNGMGGADGAMAGAAAPGSQQDFVVNVGDRVFFESDQTELSPQAMATLDKQSQWLQQYNRYSFTIEGHADERGTREYNIALGARRAQSVRSYLASRGIDPSRMRTISYGKERPVAVCNDISCWSQNRRAVTVLNAGA from the coding sequence ATGATTCAGCAGATGCGTATCCTCCAGGGATTGAAACTGGCTGCCGTACTGGCCGTGGCGCTCACGATGGGCGCCTGCGCGAACAAGAACGGTATGGGTGGCGCCGATGGCGCGATGGCCGGTGCGGCTGCTCCGGGCAGCCAGCAGGACTTCGTCGTCAATGTCGGCGACCGCGTGTTCTTCGAAAGCGACCAGACCGAGCTGTCGCCGCAGGCCATGGCCACCCTCGACAAGCAGTCCCAGTGGCTGCAGCAGTACAACCGCTATTCCTTCACCATTGAAGGTCATGCGGACGAGCGCGGCACCCGTGAATACAATATCGCTCTCGGTGCCCGCCGCGCCCAGTCGGTGCGCAGCTATCTGGCTTCGCGCGGCATCGATCCGAGCCGCATGCGCACGATCTCCTATGGCAAGGAACGCCCGGTCGCGGTGTGTAACGACATCTCGTGCTGGTCGCAGAACCGCCGCGCGGTAACGGTGCTGAACGCCGGCGCCTAA
- a CDS encoding N-acyl amino acid synthase FeeM domain-containing protein translates to MAAADQVNDLSARNHELLDRVDYRLVETEAEKEAIYSLRYRAYLHEGAIEPKAERRLKDRFDDLPNSWTFGIYMDGELASSLRISVGSPDNPETPAVDAFGDILRPQIEAGKTIVDPNRFVADPANRTRFPELPYLTVRLGYVACAYFNADIGTATVRAEHRAFYRRVFLQTPLCEPRPYPTLVKPLCLMAADFNVVREKIFERYPYFRSTQFERRALFERKSEPLAPDLHAPEFQLLQATLGQQA, encoded by the coding sequence ATGGCTGCGGCCGATCAAGTGAATGACCTTTCCGCGCGTAACCATGAACTCCTGGACCGTGTTGATTACCGGTTAGTCGAGACCGAGGCGGAAAAAGAGGCGATCTACAGCCTCCGATACCGCGCTTACCTTCATGAGGGGGCGATCGAGCCGAAGGCCGAGCGTCGGCTGAAGGACCGCTTCGACGACCTGCCGAATTCTTGGACGTTCGGCATCTATATGGATGGCGAGCTGGCGAGCTCGCTGCGGATCAGCGTCGGTTCGCCCGACAATCCGGAAACCCCGGCGGTGGACGCGTTCGGCGATATCCTGCGTCCCCAGATCGAGGCAGGGAAGACCATCGTCGATCCCAACCGGTTTGTGGCGGATCCCGCCAACCGCACCAGATTTCCCGAACTGCCCTATCTCACGGTTCGGCTCGGCTATGTCGCCTGCGCCTATTTCAACGCCGATATCGGCACCGCGACCGTTCGCGCCGAACACCGCGCCTTCTATCGCCGCGTATTCCTGCAGACGCCGCTTTGCGAGCCGCGTCCTTATCCGACGCTGGTGAAGCCGCTCTGCCTGATGGCGGCAGATTTCAACGTCGTTCGCGAGAAGATCTTCGAGCGCTACCCGTATTTCCGCTCCACCCAGTTCGAGCGACGGGCGCTGTTCGAGCGCAAGAGCGAGCCGCTGGCGCCGGACCTTCATGCGCCTGAGTTCCAGTTGCTGCAGGCGACCCTGGGGCAACAGGCTTAA